One region of Leucoraja erinacea ecotype New England chromosome 10, Leri_hhj_1, whole genome shotgun sequence genomic DNA includes:
- the LOC129700892 gene encoding peroxiredoxin-1-like translates to MTAGKAVIGKLAPDFDATAVMPNGQFEQLKLSKYRGKYVVFFFYPLDFSYVCPTEIIAFSDRVDDFNKVNCEIIAASTDSHFAHLAWINTPRKQGGLGPTKIPLVSDLRHTICIDYGILKEDEGIAFRGLFIIDGAGILRQIMINDLPVGRSVDEVMRLVQAFQFTDEHGEVCPANWKPGGETITPDVEKSKNYFSKQK, encoded by the exons ATGACTGCTGGAAAAGCTGTAATTGGAAAATTGGCTCCTGATTTTGATGCCACTGCTGTGATGCCTAATGGACAATTTGAACAACTTAAGCTATCTAAATACAGAG GCAAATATGTAGTCTTCTTTTTCTACCCACTTGATTTCTCCTATGTGTGTCCAACTGAGATTATTGCTTTTAGCGATCGTGTGGACGATTTCAACAAGGTTAACTGTGAAATAATTGCTGCTTCTACAGATTCTCATTTTGCTCATTTAGCTTG GATCAACACCCCAAGAAAGCAAGGAGGACTTGGTCCAACAAAAATCCCTTTAGTATCAGATCTTCGTCACACAATCTGCATAGATTATGGTATCTTAAAGGAGGATGAAGGAATTGCTTTCAG AGGTTTGTTCATCATTGATGGTGCTGGTATATTGCGTCAGATCATGATCAATGATTTGCCTGTTGGACGTTCAGTGGATGAAGTTATGAGGTTGGTTCAAGCATTCCAATTTACAGATGAACATGGAGAAG TTTGCCCTGCTAATTGGAAACCTGGTGGCGAAACAATAACACCTGATGTAGAAAAGAGCAAGAACTACTTTTCAAAGCAGAAATAG